The following proteins come from a genomic window of Geothrix edaphica:
- the rfaE1 gene encoding D-glycero-beta-D-manno-heptose-7-phosphate kinase, which translates to MRLDRAQAESLLRRMEGRKVAVLGDVMLDEYLFGEVSRISPEAPVPIVRVVREQAVLGGAANVAANLKALGAEPLLIGTLQKDVAGDRLLGLLGRLGISISGLVLDTSRPTIIKTRVVGQQQQMLRIDREESGPPEAAVLMGLKTRLEQALAEASALIVSDYAKGVVNAPVMEAVRSICAAKDLPWIVDPKPAHKALYQGATLMTPNTKEASELAQRPAKSDADVADAGRAILAELGLQGLLVTRSERGMALFAPDSDHMAPWMVPTEAREVFDVSGAGDTVIAAFSAAIAAGADWREAAMLANAAAGVVVAKVGTATVTPAELLAHYHDQEAN; encoded by the coding sequence CATGGAGGGCCGCAAGGTGGCCGTGCTGGGCGACGTGATGCTGGACGAGTACCTGTTCGGCGAGGTCAGCCGCATCTCGCCCGAGGCGCCCGTGCCCATCGTGCGGGTGGTGCGCGAGCAGGCGGTGCTGGGCGGGGCGGCCAATGTGGCGGCCAACCTCAAGGCGCTGGGGGCGGAACCGCTGCTCATCGGCACGCTCCAGAAGGATGTGGCCGGCGACCGGCTGCTGGGCCTGCTGGGCCGCCTGGGCATCTCCATCTCGGGGCTGGTCCTCGATACGTCCCGGCCCACCATCATCAAGACCCGCGTCGTGGGCCAGCAGCAGCAGATGCTCCGCATCGACCGCGAGGAATCCGGGCCGCCGGAGGCCGCGGTGCTGATGGGCCTGAAGACCCGGCTGGAGCAGGCCCTGGCCGAGGCCTCGGCCCTCATTGTGTCCGACTACGCCAAGGGGGTGGTGAACGCGCCCGTGATGGAGGCGGTGCGGTCCATCTGTGCCGCCAAGGATCTGCCCTGGATCGTGGATCCGAAGCCCGCGCACAAGGCCCTCTACCAGGGCGCGACGCTCATGACGCCCAACACCAAGGAGGCCTCGGAGCTGGCCCAGCGGCCGGCGAAATCCGATGCGGACGTGGCCGACGCCGGCCGGGCCATCCTCGCCGAGCTGGGCCTGCAGGGCCTGCTGGTGACGCGCAGCGAGCGGGGCATGGCCCTCTTCGCGCCGGACAGCGACCACATGGCGCCGTGGATGGTGCCCACGGAGGCCCGGGAGGTCTTCGACGTGAGCGGCGCCGGCGATACGGTCATCGCCGCCTTCAGCGCCGCCATCGCCGCGGGGGCCGATTGGCGCGAGGCCGCCATGCTGGCCAACGCCGCCGCCGGCGTGGTGGTGGCCAAGGTGGGCACGGCCACCGTCACCCCCGCCGAGCTGCTGGCCCACTACCACGATCAGGAAGCGAATTAG